Proteins from a genomic interval of Rhodothermales bacterium:
- a CDS encoding lasso peptide biosynthesis B2 protein, translating to MRQTLARVEVLAELSLARLGWRAVPPPREAPEASEADIRRALALAARVHHVAQVLGLQQACLPRATALHHLLKRRGIPSGFRLGSRLTNGRLESHAWVELGGRVVLGDLPDLETYRPFEVAD from the coding sequence GTGAGGCAGACGCTGGCGCGCGTGGAAGTCCTGGCCGAACTGTCTCTGGCCCGACTTGGGTGGCGCGCCGTGCCTCCGCCGCGGGAGGCCCCGGAGGCGAGCGAGGCTGACATTCGGCGCGCCCTGGCCCTTGCCGCCCGTGTGCACCACGTTGCCCAGGTACTTGGACTCCAGCAAGCCTGCCTGCCCCGAGCCACTGCGCTACATCACCTGCTCAAGCGGCGAGGCATTCCCTCAGGGTTCCGCCTTGGAAGTCGCCTCACCAATGGCAGGCTTGAGTCACACGCCTGGGTCGAACTCGGCGGGCGGGTTGTGTTGGGGGATCTGCCTGATCTGGAGACCTACCGGCCGTTTGAGGTCGCGGACTGA
- a CDS encoding PqqD family protein, translating into MTVQIAGHPVASRPDDESVVILGSDRKYYSLTGPGRLVWDLLSAGPRTRPELVAAIVQSYEVEAPRAGADLDALLGQLMEAGLVEQAAA; encoded by the coding sequence ATGACGGTACAGATCGCCGGACACCCGGTGGCCAGCCGGCCTGATGATGAGTCGGTGGTCATCCTCGGCTCTGACCGCAAGTACTACTCGTTGACCGGTCCCGGGCGCCTGGTCTGGGATCTCTTGTCCGCGGGCCCGCGCACACGGCCTGAATTGGTAGCTGCCATCGTCCAGTCGTACGAGGTCGAAGCCCCCAGAGCCGGCGCGGACCTGGACGCGCTGCTGGGCCAGCTGATGGAGGCCGGTCTCGTGGAGCAGGCCGCCGCGTGA
- a CDS encoding nucleotidyltransferase family protein, with amino-acid sequence MTGDPVLQFLARGVAALSRGDTGPLPDPPNPPANGKRLVALAAHHGLAGWVERWLPEDHPDRTAVGAVASLAAVRSMETCGALLDLAQALDAADIPFLQFKGPSTAIRYHGDIRLRPFMDLDVLVPPQSMDEACRAAEAAGFHLDPAYDTEHQPRLQPKHLSHIRGAVRLEIHRRLADFPGLDAPAEQFLADRTCFEVSGRKIPALNPTHALWHAATHGTGHAFLALKWLADLALMSRDTRALESGLEMASRTGMAASFLCGMAMLADLGVELPDAVRRPLDHRYRQLRGLVARSWQALEVPHTGLALTAHRLRMLPPTLRLRRVAQLGFTPNARDWTAVPWLHPDTPIVFSVIRPVRLMWRTFQELSKQRGARP; translated from the coding sequence ATGACCGGCGATCCGGTGTTGCAATTCCTGGCTCGCGGTGTGGCAGCCCTGTCGCGCGGCGACACGGGTCCCCTGCCGGACCCACCCAATCCGCCCGCGAACGGCAAGCGGCTTGTGGCCCTGGCGGCCCACCACGGCCTCGCCGGCTGGGTCGAGCGCTGGCTTCCCGAAGATCATCCTGACCGGACTGCGGTGGGTGCAGTGGCGAGTCTGGCTGCCGTCCGGTCCATGGAAACATGCGGAGCGCTGCTGGATCTGGCGCAGGCCCTGGACGCCGCCGACATCCCATTTCTTCAGTTCAAGGGACCGAGCACCGCCATCAGATACCACGGGGATATTCGGCTGCGACCCTTCATGGACCTCGATGTGCTTGTGCCGCCCCAGAGCATGGACGAGGCCTGCCGGGCCGCCGAGGCCGCCGGATTCCACCTGGATCCGGCCTATGACACGGAGCACCAGCCACGCCTGCAACCGAAGCACCTGTCGCACATCCGCGGTGCGGTGCGGCTGGAGATACACCGTCGCCTGGCCGATTTCCCCGGCCTCGACGCCCCAGCTGAGCAGTTCCTTGCGGACCGGACCTGTTTTGAGGTTTCAGGCCGCAAGATCCCGGCCCTGAATCCAACCCACGCGCTGTGGCACGCAGCCACGCACGGAACCGGTCATGCGTTCCTGGCCCTGAAGTGGCTGGCGGACCTGGCCCTCATGAGCCGCGATACCCGGGCACTCGAATCCGGGCTCGAAATGGCATCGCGTACCGGAATGGCGGCGTCTTTCCTGTGTGGCATGGCCATGCTGGCCGATCTGGGAGTAGAACTTCCGGACGCAGTACGAAGACCCCTGGACCACCGCTACCGGCAACTTCGCGGCCTGGTGGCCCGATCCTGGCAGGCTCTTGAGGTGCCTCACACAGGTCTTGCACTCACTGCCCACCGTCTCCGCATGCTGCCGCCGACGCTCCGGCTGCGACGAGTGGCCCAACTGGGCTTCACGCCCAATGCGCGCGATTGGACCGCGGTGCCCTGGTTACATCCGGACACGCCGATCGTCTTCAGCGTGATTCGGCCTGTGCGCCTGATGTGGCGTACCTTTCAGGAGCTTTCGAAACAGAGAGGCGCCCGCCCATGA
- a CDS encoding phospholipase D family protein has product MESDPLNRLAPELRRALDGNTPRDSTSPDRPRGPLGRGRREATKRIKWTPDRLWLAWRAEDKTRVATTLGCGLSNVYARIQAFRSTTPGGSAARHFVDRDIHLQMGRMLQDARYEALAAVAFLSPAPPPVFDDLLAASRRGVRVRLLFRSDNLTGHIVRSLQDAGVAFRTLADLHAKFLVTDTTAMNGSANLTTSSADRASEVATFFSDPALVYELRTVFSAYWRRARPF; this is encoded by the coding sequence GTGGAATCCGACCCCCTCAATCGACTGGCGCCTGAGCTGCGTCGAGCACTGGATGGAAACACGCCCCGCGATTCCACATCGCCGGACCGGCCGCGAGGTCCCCTTGGCCGAGGTCGTCGGGAGGCGACAAAACGCATCAAGTGGACACCGGACCGGCTCTGGCTCGCCTGGCGCGCCGAGGACAAGACGCGCGTGGCCACCACACTCGGATGCGGCCTCTCAAACGTGTATGCGCGGATCCAGGCTTTTCGTTCGACTACACCGGGTGGATCGGCGGCGCGGCACTTCGTGGACCGCGACATACACCTTCAGATGGGAAGGATGCTGCAGGACGCGCGCTACGAGGCATTGGCAGCGGTGGCGTTCCTTTCCCCGGCTCCACCGCCGGTCTTCGACGACCTTCTGGCCGCGTCGCGGCGAGGCGTACGGGTCCGACTTCTGTTCCGCAGCGACAACCTGACGGGGCATATCGTGCGTTCGCTGCAAGACGCCGGGGTCGCCTTTCGCACGCTTGCCGACCTGCACGCCAAGTTTCTGGTGACGGACACTACCGCCATGAACGGCAGCGCCAACCTTACCACGTCATCCGCCGACAGAGCGTCCGAAGTCGCCACGTTCTTCAGCGACCCGGCTCTCGTCTACGAGCTTCGAACCGTGTTCTCCGCGTATTGGCGACGAGCACGTCCGTTCTGA
- a CDS encoding T9SS type A sorting domain-containing protein codes for MRFLTCCLALVLLALPSRAQTSDECTAPFTGSARLSVNSLRAPVSTTRPLFLNGGLELSSIEPETILSCLMTELVAVRGDTLRRAAQHYRPGPRHMPDGECGPANRVWRIDRSDLEAFDRTGVATEDIRDWPVALGAPVSDGDGLAGNYNLEGGDRPTLFGDETVWWVMHDRPYNDNMQQPGLDIQVTAYAFRGVGAVGNSTLYRYRFVNTSGSPLENVRLGLAPEVEVQNRRVWSGSRPDSDLAYFYSSAPEVEGRAVGMALLPATLWPSDAGLKPPATPDASSLHSFVVEVHRELDWGYFGTDQVMDGRQRNGSAIRGKGDGVGTSGPPTRYMFDGDPLTGSGWTMANPGAGASLSGYFHNSIASTTPFDLAPGASADLVFAVSVATGEHPRAALATLFDQTDRIRANAAYLLSPDVRARERVVVPPTFELSASAAYPNPFSSTSSIDFTVEVEADVRLIVFDAIGRVVQRSELGRLPPGEHATRIEGSELPPGTYLYRLAIGAAVTTGVVMRTPR; via the coding sequence ATGCGCTTCCTCACTTGCTGCCTTGCCCTGGTCCTCCTTGCCCTCCCCAGCCGCGCCCAGACCAGTGACGAGTGCACCGCCCCGTTTACGGGTTCGGCCAGGCTTTCCGTCAACAGCCTTAGGGCACCTGTCAGCACTACGCGCCCTCTGTTTCTCAATGGCGGTCTGGAACTGTCCAGTATCGAGCCGGAGACCATTCTTTCATGCTTGATGACAGAACTCGTGGCCGTGAGAGGTGACACGCTCAGGCGCGCCGCCCAGCACTATCGGCCGGGCCCCCGACACATGCCGGATGGCGAGTGTGGCCCGGCGAACAGGGTGTGGCGAATCGACAGAAGCGACCTGGAGGCGTTCGACCGAACCGGGGTTGCCACCGAGGATATCCGCGACTGGCCGGTCGCGCTCGGCGCACCCGTCAGCGATGGAGACGGCCTGGCCGGCAACTACAATCTGGAGGGAGGAGACCGGCCCACGCTCTTTGGCGATGAAACCGTCTGGTGGGTCATGCACGATCGGCCCTACAACGACAACATGCAGCAGCCCGGACTCGACATTCAGGTAACCGCTTACGCGTTTCGCGGGGTCGGGGCGGTTGGCAATTCCACACTATACCGATACCGGTTCGTGAACACCTCCGGCTCTCCTCTGGAGAACGTGCGCCTGGGTCTTGCTCCGGAGGTGGAAGTACAGAATCGACGCGTATGGTCGGGCTCGCGACCAGACTCCGATCTTGCCTATTTCTATTCGTCGGCACCCGAAGTGGAGGGTCGTGCCGTAGGCATGGCTCTTCTACCCGCCACGCTCTGGCCCTCCGATGCCGGACTCAAGCCCCCGGCGACACCTGACGCATCGTCGCTCCACAGCTTCGTCGTAGAGGTCCACCGCGAGTTGGACTGGGGATACTTTGGCACCGATCAGGTCATGGATGGGCGACAGCGGAACGGCAGTGCCATCAGGGGCAAGGGGGACGGAGTGGGCACGTCGGGGCCACCGACCCGCTACATGTTCGATGGGGATCCGCTCACAGGTTCCGGGTGGACCATGGCAAACCCCGGTGCCGGCGCCTCGCTGTCGGGGTATTTCCATAACTCGATAGCCTCGACCACTCCGTTCGACCTAGCGCCCGGCGCGTCTGCGGATCTGGTATTCGCGGTCTCGGTGGCTACCGGCGAACACCCGCGTGCTGCGCTGGCTACCCTCTTTGACCAGACGGACCGCATTCGGGCCAACGCGGCCTACCTGCTCAGCCCCGACGTTCGAGCCCGCGAGCGGGTTGTGGTCCCGCCGACCTTCGAATTGTCTGCGTCGGCAGCCTACCCAAATCCCTTCAGCTCGACCTCCAGTATCGACTTCACCGTTGAAGTCGAGGCCGACGTGCGGCTGATCGTCTTCGATGCCATCGGAAGGGTGGTGCAGCGGTCCGAATTGGGGCGATTGCCTCCCGGTGAACACGCGACGCGAATCGAGGGATCGGAGTTGCCGCCGGGCACCTATCTGTACCGGCTCGCCATTGGAGCCGCCGTGACAACTGGAGTGGTCATGCGAACGCCCCGGTAG